In one window of Tursiops truncatus isolate mTurTru1 chromosome 5, mTurTru1.mat.Y, whole genome shotgun sequence DNA:
- the LOC101332225 gene encoding growth-regulated alpha protein-like encodes MARAATPAAARLLRAALLLLVLVAAGRRAAGAPVVTELRCQCLQTVQGIHLKNIQSVKMTPPGPHCGQTEVVATLKAGQEVCLNPEAPMVKKIINKMLNKDRSN; translated from the exons ATGGCCCGCGCCGCGacccccgccgccgcccggctCCTCCGCGCCGCGCTACTGCTCCTGGTCCTGGTGGCCGCCGGCCGGCGCGCAGCAG GGGCGCCTGTGGTCACCGAACTGCGCTGCCAGTGCCTGCAGACCGTGCAGGGGATTCACCTCAAGAACATCCAGAGCGTGAAGATGACGCCCCCGGGACCCCACTGCGGCCAAACGGAAGTCGT aGCCACTCTCAAGGCTGGTCAGGAAGTTTGCCTCAACCCTGAAGCTCCCAtggttaaaaaaatcatcaacaagATGCTAAACAA GGACAGATCCAACTGa